In one window of Henckelia pumila isolate YLH828 chromosome 1, ASM3356847v2, whole genome shotgun sequence DNA:
- the LOC140876266 gene encoding uncharacterized protein isoform X2, with translation MARKRKAGDGGKMADKGKAATSEKSKGEEKAYTETAQTVLESKDVENNMHSPSKDLSPEHVSHIEHIVESEILVEKEKVEPNSCQQVGIVPSLDEKNMEQKVCGTTNAEPSSELNYKCMYYRSEKRIEQLMAENCHLSMKLEFANGKIEAYEKVNDAIGTAKDVLLIDSIRGKTQENATGNGDSAPDADNRKASPDKNDSKDASNVANRQKRVTRPRKK, from the exons ATGGCTAGGAAAAGGAAGGCTGGAGATGGCGGAAAAATGGCTGATAAG GGCAAAGCTGCCACTTCGGAGAAATCAAAAGGCGAGGAAAAAGCATACACTGAAACTGCTCAAACTGTCTTGGAGTCCAAGGATGTCGAGAACAACATGCATTCACCCTCTAAGGACCTGTCACCTGAGCATGTAAGTCACATTGAACACATTGTGGAGAGTGAAATCCTTGTTGAGAAAGAAAAGGTAGAACCGAACAGTTGTCAGCAAGTTGGTATTGTACCTAGCTTGGATGAGAAAAACATGGAACAGAAG GTTTGCGGGACAACTAATGCTGAACCTTCTTCTGAACTCAACTACAAATGTATGTACTACAGATCGGAAAAAAGG ATTGAGCAGTTGATGGCGGAAAATTGTCATCTTTCCATGAAGTTGGAATTTGCTAATGGAAAAATTGAGGCG TATGAGAAGGTGAATGATGCTATCGGTACGGCCAAGGATGTGCTTCTAATTGACTCCATAAGGGGTAAAACTCAGGAAAATGCAACTGGAAATGGCGACTCTGCTCCAGATGCAGATAATCGCAAGGCATCTCCGGACAAGAACGATTCTAAGGATGCTTCAAATGTTGCTAATAGGCAAAAGAGAGTTACTCGGCCGAGGAAGAAATAA
- the LOC140876266 gene encoding uncharacterized protein isoform X1, giving the protein MARKRKAGDGGKMADKGKAATSEKSKGEEKAYTETAQTVLESKDVENNMHSPSKDLSPEHVSHIEHIVESEILVEKEKVEPNSCQQVGIVPSLDEKNMEQKQVCGTTNAEPSSELNYKCMYYRSEKRIEQLMAENCHLSMKLEFANGKIEAYEKVNDAIGTAKDVLLIDSIRGKTQENATGNGDSAPDADNRKASPDKNDSKDASNVANRQKRVTRPRKK; this is encoded by the exons ATGGCTAGGAAAAGGAAGGCTGGAGATGGCGGAAAAATGGCTGATAAG GGCAAAGCTGCCACTTCGGAGAAATCAAAAGGCGAGGAAAAAGCATACACTGAAACTGCTCAAACTGTCTTGGAGTCCAAGGATGTCGAGAACAACATGCATTCACCCTCTAAGGACCTGTCACCTGAGCATGTAAGTCACATTGAACACATTGTGGAGAGTGAAATCCTTGTTGAGAAAGAAAAGGTAGAACCGAACAGTTGTCAGCAAGTTGGTATTGTACCTAGCTTGGATGAGAAAAACATGGAACAGAAG CAGGTTTGCGGGACAACTAATGCTGAACCTTCTTCTGAACTCAACTACAAATGTATGTACTACAGATCGGAAAAAAGG ATTGAGCAGTTGATGGCGGAAAATTGTCATCTTTCCATGAAGTTGGAATTTGCTAATGGAAAAATTGAGGCG TATGAGAAGGTGAATGATGCTATCGGTACGGCCAAGGATGTGCTTCTAATTGACTCCATAAGGGGTAAAACTCAGGAAAATGCAACTGGAAATGGCGACTCTGCTCCAGATGCAGATAATCGCAAGGCATCTCCGGACAAGAACGATTCTAAGGATGCTTCAAATGTTGCTAATAGGCAAAAGAGAGTTACTCGGCCGAGGAAGAAATAA
- the LOC140875713 gene encoding uncharacterized protein isoform X1 encodes MMWEEWYRFQDPRDEESDHDSHLDHDFFSVLSKPKDYYKILEVDYDATEEVIRSNYIRLALKWHPDKKKNEDSATSRFQEINVAYQVLIDPVKRREYDKKGMLYAYDSNIIDYLNRYKSLILTCNGLGMKCSI; translated from the exons ATGATGTGGGAAGAGTGGTACAGATTCCAAGACCCTCGAGACGAGGAATCCGACCACGATTCTCACCTCGACCACGATTTCTTCTCCGTGTTATCCAAGCCTAaa GATTATTATAAAATTCTAGAAGTAGATTATGATGCTACTGAAGAAGTGATTCGTTCCAATTATATTCGCTTAGCTTTG AAATGGCATCCAGATAAAAAGAAGAATGAGGACAGCGCGACTTCCAGGTTTCAAGAAATCAACGTGGCTTATCAGG TTTTGATTGATCCAGTAAAACGACGTGAATATGACAAGAAAGGGATGCTTTATGCCTACGATAGCAACATCATT GATTACCTCAATCGTTACAAGAGCCTCATTTTAACCTGCAACGGCCTTGGCATGAAATGCTCGATATGA
- the LOC140875713 gene encoding uncharacterized protein isoform X2 — MMWEEWYRFQDPRDEESDHDSHLDHDFFSVLSKPKKWHPDKKKNEDSATSRFQEINVAYQVLIDPVKRREYDKKGMLYAYDSNIIDYLNRYKSLILTCNGLGMKCSI; from the exons ATGATGTGGGAAGAGTGGTACAGATTCCAAGACCCTCGAGACGAGGAATCCGACCACGATTCTCACCTCGACCACGATTTCTTCTCCGTGTTATCCAAGCCTAaa AAATGGCATCCAGATAAAAAGAAGAATGAGGACAGCGCGACTTCCAGGTTTCAAGAAATCAACGTGGCTTATCAGG TTTTGATTGATCCAGTAAAACGACGTGAATATGACAAGAAAGGGATGCTTTATGCCTACGATAGCAACATCATT GATTACCTCAATCGTTACAAGAGCCTCATTTTAACCTGCAACGGCCTTGGCATGAAATGCTCGATATGA
- the LOC140874239 gene encoding uncharacterized protein: protein MKDFPSCFGESVIQIASSTQTAKSGAQNLVTCVYQYQSKSVSGFITVTWIKHLMGQLGLTVGIQNPTKQSLCRADIKTWLFSKRKGHKNLVSHSASLHIFWDLSSAKFGPGPEPLQGFYLAILVNQELRLLLGDLTNEAYKKIDIYNSSPSPTPSRAIFVAKKEHVFGKRLYNSKARFCDEGDVHDVRIEYDTTYDDDHCMAIYIDDKTVMRVARLKWNFRGNDTMTVDGVLIQVYWDVHSWLYQSVVGNAVFLFTSGDPNHKTSMASGFSLLLCAWKSQ from the coding sequence ATGAAAGATTTCCCATCTTGTTTTGGTGAAAGTGTCATCCAAATTGCATCAAGCACACAAACAGCCAAATCCGGAGCTCAAAATCTGGTGACGTGTGTGTACCAGTACCAGTCTAAATCGGTTTCAGGCTTCATCACCGTCACatggatcaagcatttgatggGCCAATTAGGACTCACTGTCGGAATCCAAAATCCCACCAAACAATCCCTCTGCAGAGCTGACATCAAAACATGGCTGTTTTCCAAGAGAAAAGGCCACAAAAACTTGGTATCCCATTCCGCATCCCTCCATATTTTCTGGGATTTGTCGTCTGCTAAGTTCGGTCCGGGGCCTGAACCTTTACAAGGATTCTATCTCGCCATTCTTGTGAACCAAGAGCTACGCTTGCTCCTCGGAGACTTGACCAACGAGGCCTACAAGAAGATAGATATCTATAATTCAAGTCCAAGTCCGACCCCTTCTAGAGCCATATTCGTGGCGAAGAAGGAGCACGTATTCGGGAAGAGACTGTATAATTCAAAGGCACGATTTTGTGACGAGGGAGATGTGCATGATGTAAGGATTGAATATGATACTACTTATGATGATGATCATTGCATGGCGATATACATAGACGACAAGACGGTGATGCGAGTAGCGCGGCTGAAATGGAACTTCAGGGGAAACGACACGATGACGGTGGATGGAGTTTTGATCCAAGTGTATTGGGATGTACATAGCTGGTTGTATCAAAGTGTTGTTGGTAATGCGGTGTTCTTGTTTACAAGTGGTGATCCAAATCATAAAACTAGTATGGCTTCTGGTTTTTCATTGCTATTATGTGCTTGGAAAAGCCAATAA
- the LOC140888133 gene encoding uncharacterized protein, whose translation MTTKLQSRRAGGTIVHHLRTTVTHLHHRLLHNGPDTLDELLDRHTVKNDKKRDDDENELLNRQRLTSTRWEALSLYRDIIRATRFFIWPDSRGVMWRDVLRENARKEFEDARFENDPEIITRLIIGGRDAVQAAIDRMVEKQKRQIDDEKKDFGR comes from the coding sequence ATGACCACCAAACTCCAAAGTCGTCGCGCAGGTGGCACCATTGTGCACCACCTTCGAACCACCGTAACCCACCTTCACCACCGCCTATTACACAACGGACCTGATACCCTAGACGAACTCCTTGACCGGCACACTGTCAAAAACGACAAAAAACGTGATGATGACGAGAACGAGCTCCTTAATCGGCAAAGACTTACCAGCACAAGATGGGAGGCGCTAAGTTTGTATAGAGATATCATCCGAGCTACCCGATTCTTTATTTGGCCCGACTCTCGAGGCGTTATGTGGCGAGATGTTTTGAGAGAGAATGCGCGGAAGGAATTCGAGGATGCAAGGTTTGAGAATGACCCAGAAATCATAACGAGGTTGATTATTGGAGGAAGGGATGCTGTGCAAGCGGCAATTGATAGGATGGTGGAGAAGCAAAAACGGCAAATTGATGATGAGAAGAAAGATTTCGGCCGGTGA